The Nostoc sp. 'Lobaria pulmonaria (5183) cyanobiont' DNA window TGGGTGTAGGGCCAGAAGTAATGGTGGGATTGTGTGCAGAGCGATCGCTCCAAATGGTAATCGGGTTACTGGGTATTCTCAAGGCAGGTGGAGCTTATGTTCCTTTAGATCCCATGTACCCCCAAGAGCGCCTTAGCTTGATGTTAAAAGATGCTCAAGTGGAAATCTTGCTCACTCAACAACATCTGCTCGAAAAATTACCTGTGTGGGGAGCAAAGGTGGTTTATTTGGATAGTGATGCTGAAGCGATTGCTCAACATAGTCAGGAGAATACAGTTAGCCAAACTACCCCTGAAAACTTGGCTTATGTAATCTACACATCTGGTTCTACAGGCATCCCCAAAGGTGTTACCGTCATACATCGGGGTGTCGTGCGCTTAGTTAAAGACACCAATTACATTAGTTTGGGTGCAGAAAATGTGTTTTTACAGTTAGCGCCCATATCCTTTGATGCTTCCACTTTTGAAATTTGGGGATGTTTGCTCAACGGCGCAAAGTTAGTGCTCATGCCACCTCACGCACTATCGCTATCAGAACTAACAGAAGCTCTGAAATATTATCGTGTAACGATACTGTGGTTAACTGCTGGTCTTTTCAACTTAATGGTAGATGAGTATGTTGAAGACTTAAAACAAGTTCGACAACTTTTAGCTGGTGGAGATGTTTTATCTGTCCCTCACATCCAAAAACTTTTGCAAGCAGGCGGAGATTGTCACCTGATTAATGGCTATGGGCCAACGGAAAATACAACTTTTACTTGTTACTATTCTTTAGACAGCAATATTAAAATTAATGGTTCTATTCCCATTGGCCGACCTATTTCCAATACACAAACTTACATACTGGATAGCAATTTGCAGCCTGTCCCGATTGGTATACCAGGTGAGTTATATATTGGCGGTGATGGTTTGGCTAGGGGTTATCTCAAACGACCAGAATTAACCACCGAAAAGTTTATTTATAACCCTTTTAAAAATTCACAATTTGAATCGGATCGTCTATATAAAACTGGCGATTTAGCTCGTTATTTACCAGATGGCAATATTGAGTTTATCGGACGTTTAGACCATCAAGTAAAGATTCGCGGCTTCCGCATTGAGTTGGGAGAAATTGAGGCGATGCTCGGTCAACACCCAGGAGTACAGAAAAATGTCGCTGTTGTCAGAGAAGATGTTCCTGGCAATAAATTGATAGTTGCTTATCTTGTTCCTCAGTTAGGTGAAACTATTGTTAGCGATGAAATGCAAAGCTTTCTCAAGCAAAAATTGCCCGATTATATGTTGCCTGCGGTCTTTGTCATACTAGACTCTCTGCCACTTAATGCTAATGGCAAAGTTGAACGCAAAGCTTTACCTGTGCCCAATTTAACTAATTCTAAAATAGAAACAACATTTGCTACAGCAGAAAATCCACTACAACTTCAATTAACAGAAATCTGGGAAAATGTTTTAGGAGTTCATCCGATTGGAATAACAGACAACTTTTTTGATTTAGGTGGACATTCACTGCTGGCAGTACGTCTGTTTTCTCAAATTGAAAAGATCGCAGACAAAAATTTAGCTCTATCTATCCTTTTGCAAGCACCAACTATTGAGCAGTTAGCTAATGTTATTGAGCGAGAAATATGCTCAAAACCTGGGATTGCAGCAACACCAATAGCTGATGTCAAGTCTGAAACATCAATTCCTTGGTCATCTTTAGTATCTATTCAACCCAACGGTTCTAAGCCTCCTTTCTTCTGTGTACATGGTTTTGGTGGAGAAGTTTTACGTTTCCGTGAATTGGCAGTGCATTTAGGATCAGATCAACCATTTTATGGACTACAACCACAAGGGTTAGATGGAAAACAGCTTCCATATACCCGGATTGAAGACATGGCAGCGCACTATATTCAACAAATCCAGACTATTCAGCCCCATGAGCCTTATTTGATTGGCGGATACTCTTCCGGGGGTATAATTGTTTACGAGATGGCTCGGCAATTGGTCAGGCAAGGTAAGAAAGTAGCTTTGCTAGTTTTATTTGATACCTACGGCTCAAGAAATATTGAATCTGTGCCATTGCAAAAACCAACCTCTCGTAATTGGAAGAGTCTTTTCGCAACTACATCTAACTATGTTATTAAGCAGGTAAAAGGAAATACAGAGCTGCTTAAGTATCAGACCAAAGAGATCCTCTGGCGAATTGTCTTTCACTTTCACCTGATTCTCGGACGCCCCTTACCTTACTCCA harbors:
- a CDS encoding non-ribosomal peptide synthetase produces the protein MKTIHEFLSELRHLDVKLWIEDGSLRYRAAKESLTPDLLEQMRERKAEILEFLLQANVGSNNLPHILPNIRDGKLPLSFAQQRLWILEQFHPGNVYNIPLAYRLTGSLNVVLLEQCLVEIVRRHEILRVTFTSIDGQPSQVISPDITLNLPLVDLSQLPLEQREIEEKRLAAQEAQQPFDLLQGPFRFKLLRLTEQENMLLLNLHHIIADGWSSEVFFQELTTLYEAFAAGKPSPLLELPIQYTDYVHWQRQWLQDAVLKSQLDYWKQQLSGNLPILELPSDRPRPPVQTYSGDICRQMLPQTLTDALKALSQQSGVTLFMTLLAAFKVLLHRYTGQEDILVGSPIAGRNQIETEGLMGLFVNTLVMRTDLSGNPSFREILDQVRQVALGAYDHQDLPFEKLVEELNPERDRSHSPLFQVMFAMNPPWTKGAREVAGLKIASIFGYTHTSTAKFDLTLMIRDTGKGLRASFEYNTDLFDEATIARMLGHFQTMLAGILANPEQRISELPLLTPAERQQLLVEWNNTQTDYPRQACIHQLFESQVESTPNAVALVFAGQELTYQQLNKQANQLAHHLQSLGVGPEVMVGLCAERSLQMVIGLLGILKAGGAYVPLDPMYPQERLSLMLKDAQVEILLTQQHLLEKLPVWGAKVVYLDSDAEAIAQHSQENTVSQTTPENLAYVIYTSGSTGIPKGVTVIHRGVVRLVKDTNYISLGAENVFLQLAPISFDASTFEIWGCLLNGAKLVLMPPHALSLSELTEALKYYRVTILWLTAGLFNLMVDEYVEDLKQVRQLLAGGDVLSVPHIQKLLQAGGDCHLINGYGPTENTTFTCYYSLDSNIKINGSIPIGRPISNTQTYILDSNLQPVPIGIPGELYIGGDGLARGYLKRPELTTEKFIYNPFKNSQFESDRLYKTGDLARYLPDGNIEFIGRLDHQVKIRGFRIELGEIEAMLGQHPGVQKNVAVVREDVPGNKLIVAYLVPQLGETIVSDEMQSFLKQKLPDYMLPAVFVILDSLPLNANGKVERKALPVPNLTNSKIETTFATAENPLQLQLTEIWENVLGVHPIGITDNFFDLGGHSLLAVRLFSQIEKIADKNLALSILLQAPTIEQLANVIEREICSKPGIAATPIADVKSETSIPWSSLVSIQPNGSKPPFFCVHGFGGEVLRFRELAVHLGSDQPFYGLQPQGLDGKQLPYTRIEDMAAHYIQQIQTIQPHEPYLIGGYSSGGIIVYEMARQLVRQGKKVALLVLFDTYGSRNIESVPLQKPTSRNWKSLFATTSNYVIKQVKGNTELLKYQTKEILWRIVFHFHLILGRPLPYSNRKFMVEQATREALRKYVLQVYSGRATVFRTEDNLVVGQQEADPKMGWGKLALGGVDIYDVSGIHNSIFKEPHVRTVSEKMKACIDEIIAET